From the Deltaproteobacteria bacterium genome, one window contains:
- a CDS encoding acyl-CoA desaturase translates to MAIVLLFTAHWVISAFFQSFFHHRYASHRMFTMAPRTERTFHMLTYLAQGPSYLSPRAYAILHREHHAYSDTERDPHAPGFFANVLTMMWTTALRYNAHLVGTSSPEPRFLGNYPEWPWLDRVGSSWTGRIAWGTAYGLVYLWLATAWWQFLLLPVHWVLGPVHGAIVNWCGHRYGYRNFRTNDASRNFLPFDFLTLGELFQNNHHRAASRLNFAWRRFEFDPTYAVTRLLAWLRVIHLRPGALASPA, encoded by the coding sequence ATGGCGATCGTCCTCTTGTTCACCGCGCACTGGGTCATCTCGGCCTTCTTCCAGTCGTTCTTCCACCACCGCTACGCCTCGCACCGCATGTTCACCATGGCGCCGCGCACCGAGCGGACGTTCCACATGCTCACCTACCTGGCGCAGGGCCCCTCGTACCTCTCGCCGCGGGCGTACGCGATCCTCCACCGCGAGCACCACGCTTACAGCGACACCGAGCGGGACCCGCACGCCCCCGGCTTCTTCGCCAACGTGCTCACCATGATGTGGACGACCGCCCTGCGCTACAACGCGCACCTGGTGGGGACGTCGTCGCCCGAGCCCCGCTTCCTCGGCAACTACCCCGAGTGGCCCTGGCTCGACCGGGTCGGCTCGTCGTGGACCGGGCGCATCGCGTGGGGCACGGCCTACGGGCTCGTCTACCTCTGGCTTGCGACGGCGTGGTGGCAGTTCCTGCTGCTCCCCGTCCACTGGGTGCTGGGGCCGGTGCACGGCGCGATCGTCAACTGGTGCGGCCACCGCTACGGGTACCGCAACTTCCGGACCAACGACGCCTCGCGGAACTTCCTGCCCTTCGACTTCCTCACCCTGGGCGAGCTCTTCCAGAACAACCACCACCGTGCCGCGAGCCGCCTCAACTTCGCGTGGCGCCGCTTCGAGTTCGACCCGACCTACGCGGTGACGCGGCTCCTCGCCTGGCTCCGCGTCATCCATCTCCGTCCGGGCGCGCTCGCGAGCCCCGCGTAA
- a CDS encoding 2,3-diphosphoglycerate-dependent phosphoglycerate mutase: protein MPDLFLLRHGESQWNLENRFTGWIDVPLSPRGEAEARAAGEKLRGRRIDKLFTSVLVRATETARLALEAAGIGPLPTERDAALNERMYGDLQGKDKAEAAERFGAAQVKLWRRSYDVRPPGGESLADTAARVLPYWESHIRPDLRAGKNVLVVAHGNSLRALVMHLDGLTREEVLALEIPTGVPLLYEIAPDGAVRGKRYL, encoded by the coding sequence ATGCCGGATCTGTTCCTCCTGCGCCATGGAGAGTCGCAGTGGAACCTGGAGAACCGCTTCACCGGCTGGATCGACGTGCCGCTCTCGCCGCGCGGCGAGGCCGAGGCGCGCGCCGCGGGGGAGAAGCTGCGCGGCCGGCGCATCGACAAGCTCTTCACCTCGGTGCTCGTGCGCGCGACGGAGACCGCGCGCCTGGCGCTCGAGGCCGCCGGCATCGGCCCGCTCCCCACCGAGCGCGACGCGGCCCTCAACGAGCGCATGTACGGGGACCTCCAGGGGAAGGACAAGGCCGAAGCCGCCGAGCGCTTCGGGGCCGCGCAGGTGAAGCTCTGGCGCCGGAGCTACGACGTCCGGCCGCCGGGCGGCGAGAGCCTGGCCGACACCGCGGCGCGCGTCCTCCCCTACTGGGAGAGCCACATCCGGCCCGACCTGCGCGCCGGCAAGAACGTGCTCGTCGTCGCGCACGGGAACTCGCTGCGCGCCCTCGTCATGCACCTGGACGGCCTCACGCGCGAGGAGGTGCTCGCGCTGGAGATCCCGACCGGCGTCCCGCTCCTCTACGAGATCGCACCCGACGGCGCCGTGCGGGGCAAGCGCTACCTCTGA
- a CDS encoding SDR family oxidoreductase yields the protein MLLRERRIIVTGGASGIAAATVRAYAREGARVASLDVNDEGGRRVAAEAGPNVAYHHCDVSRRAEVDDVFARAVAAMGGLDVLANVAGVERGTPAEDIPDAEWDLVFAVNVKGTLYTNQAAFRHMKERGGRIINFGSGAGIRGQRGSAHYSAAKGAVMAWTRTVAQEWARHGITVNSIVPAIWTPMYEAYRQRMSEPERTIHDLAMQHVIPLGGRLGDAERDIAPVMVFLAGDGARFITGQAIAVDGGMVMLG from the coding sequence ATGCTGCTCCGGGAACGCAGGATCATCGTCACCGGCGGGGCGAGCGGCATCGCCGCCGCGACCGTCCGGGCCTACGCGCGCGAGGGCGCGCGCGTGGCCTCGCTCGACGTGAACGACGAGGGCGGCCGCCGCGTCGCCGCCGAGGCCGGTCCCAACGTGGCCTACCACCACTGCGACGTCTCGCGCCGCGCCGAGGTGGACGACGTGTTCGCGCGCGCGGTGGCCGCCATGGGCGGCCTCGACGTGCTCGCCAACGTGGCCGGCGTCGAGCGCGGCACGCCGGCCGAGGACATCCCCGACGCGGAGTGGGACCTCGTCTTCGCCGTCAACGTGAAGGGCACGCTCTACACGAACCAGGCGGCCTTCCGGCACATGAAGGAGCGCGGCGGCCGCATCATCAACTTCGGCTCGGGGGCGGGCATCCGCGGCCAGCGCGGCTCGGCGCACTACTCCGCCGCCAAGGGCGCGGTCATGGCCTGGACGCGCACCGTCGCGCAGGAGTGGGCGCGCCACGGCATCACCGTCAACTCGATCGTGCCGGCGATCTGGACGCCGATGTACGAGGCCTACCGGCAGCGCATGTCCGAGCCGGAGCGCACGATCCACGACCTGGCGATGCAGCACGTGATCCCGCTCGGCGGGCGCCTGGGCGACGCCGAGCGCGACATCGCGCCCGTCATGGTCTTCCTCGCCGGCGACGGCGCGCGCTTCATCACCGGGCAGGCGATCGCGGTCGACGGCGGCATGGTCATGCTCGGATGA